In the Constrictibacter sp. MBR-5 genome, one interval contains:
- a CDS encoding serine hydrolase domain-containing protein, which translates to MPLAHEAAFPLDAASPEQLRLDPASIGRMVALIEKHIADGRYPGAQIAFARDGKLALHRSFGSARVTPTPVDATDDTLWLLFSNTKVVTACAVWALVDRGALRFADAVADHVPDFARNGKADITVHDVLTHQAGFPNAGMPEAAWDDHELMRRTVCDYTLDWTPGSRVHYHASAAHWTAAVLIEALTGRDFRDFIRTEVIEPLGLGDELFVGLPDAKHARAADIHEPAAEGAHTILADRNSAAARRAGIPGGGGFATARAMAAFYQMLLNGGRLNGARIVSPRMVDWVTRNHTGDRPDENFDMPMHRGLGPHVRGTTPTIRGLGTIGGARTYGHGGVGSSYCWADPETGVSFAYLSNSRIPEPWHSIRMDLISNLAHAAIER; encoded by the coding sequence ATGCCCCTCGCTCACGAAGCCGCCTTTCCGCTCGATGCCGCCTCGCCGGAGCAGCTCCGCCTCGACCCCGCCTCGATCGGCCGCATGGTGGCGCTGATCGAGAAGCACATCGCCGACGGCCGCTACCCCGGCGCGCAGATCGCCTTCGCCCGCGACGGCAAGCTCGCCCTGCACCGCAGCTTCGGCAGCGCGCGCGTCACACCGACGCCGGTCGACGCCACCGACGACACGCTCTGGCTGCTCTTCTCCAACACCAAGGTCGTCACCGCCTGCGCCGTATGGGCGCTGGTCGACCGCGGCGCCCTGCGCTTCGCCGACGCCGTCGCCGACCACGTCCCGGACTTCGCGCGCAACGGCAAGGCCGACATCACCGTCCATGATGTGCTGACCCACCAGGCCGGCTTCCCCAATGCCGGCATGCCGGAGGCGGCGTGGGACGACCACGAGCTGATGCGCCGCACCGTGTGCGACTACACGCTCGACTGGACGCCGGGCTCGCGCGTGCACTACCACGCATCGGCGGCACACTGGACGGCGGCCGTCCTGATCGAGGCGCTGACCGGCCGCGACTTCCGCGACTTCATCCGCACCGAGGTGATCGAGCCGCTCGGCCTCGGCGACGAGCTGTTCGTCGGCCTGCCCGATGCGAAGCATGCCCGCGCCGCCGACATCCACGAGCCGGCTGCCGAAGGCGCCCACACGATCCTCGCCGACCGCAACAGTGCGGCCGCGCGCCGCGCCGGCATTCCGGGCGGCGGCGGCTTCGCCACGGCGCGCGCCATGGCCGCCTTCTATCAGATGCTGCTCAACGGCGGCCGGCTGAACGGGGCGCGCATCGTCTCCCCGCGCATGGTCGACTGGGTGACGCGCAACCATACCGGCGACCGGCCGGACGAGAATTTCGACATGCCGATGCACCGCGGCCTCGGCCCGCACGTGCGCGGCACCACGCCGACGATCCGCGGCCTCGGCACCATCGGCGGCGCCCGCACCTATGGCCACGGCGGCGTCGGCTCGTCCTATTGCTGGGCCGACCCGGAGACCGGCGTCTCCTTCGCCTACCTCAGCAACAGCCGGATCCCGGAGCCCTGGCACTCGATCCGCATGGACCTGATCAGCAACCTCGCCCACGCCGCGATCGAGCGGTAG
- a CDS encoding DUF2794 domain-containing protein: protein MAKVLRLSDIARSKRPVYFNQQELRELLDVYSRRVMTGEWRDYAIDHDAGMAVFSIFRNTRDVPIFRIAKMAARGDAPPEYVVVSGYQKLKSASNLRDALSVLAKRKTLELVS, encoded by the coding sequence ATGGCCAAGGTTCTGCGACTGTCCGACATCGCCCGCTCGAAGCGGCCGGTGTACTTCAACCAGCAGGAACTCCGGGAACTCCTCGACGTCTACAGCCGGCGCGTGATGACCGGCGAATGGCGCGACTATGCCATCGACCACGATGCGGGCATGGCGGTGTTCTCGATCTTCCGCAACACGCGCGACGTGCCGATCTTCCGGATCGCGAAGATGGCCGCACGCGGCGATGCGCCGCCCGAATACGTCGTCGTCAGCGGCTACCAGAAACTCAAATCGGCCAGCAATCTGCGAGACGCGCTGAGCGTGCTCGCCAAGCGGAAGACGCTCGAACTCGTGAGCTGA
- a CDS encoding glucose 1-dehydrogenase, which produces MDTARRDDRLAGKVAIVTGAGSRAEGIGNGRATSIVLARHGARVVLVDAVPEWADVTAGMVRDEGGECLVVQGDVGDPASCAAIVDKTVEAYGRCDILINNVGVTGPRGNALEVDIDEWAKAMHTNVASMVLMARYAIPVMVRGGGGSIVNIASVAGLQGGHPSLLYPTSKGAVVNLTRVMAAHHGRDGIRVNCIAPGAVYTPMVATRGMTEELRAARVDQTLLGVEGTGWDIAHGCLFLGSDESRWITGVILPIDGGRTAGRPKGATPPSDGGKA; this is translated from the coding sequence ATGGACACGGCGCGCCGGGACGACCGGCTGGCGGGTAAGGTGGCGATCGTCACCGGAGCGGGATCGCGGGCCGAAGGCATCGGCAACGGGCGGGCGACGTCCATCGTGCTGGCGCGGCACGGCGCGCGGGTGGTGCTGGTCGACGCGGTGCCCGAGTGGGCCGACGTGACCGCGGGCATGGTGCGCGACGAGGGCGGCGAGTGCCTAGTCGTGCAGGGCGACGTGGGCGATCCGGCATCCTGCGCTGCGATCGTCGACAAGACGGTCGAGGCCTACGGGCGCTGCGACATCCTCATCAACAATGTCGGCGTCACGGGGCCGCGCGGGAACGCGCTGGAGGTGGACATCGACGAGTGGGCGAAGGCGATGCACACCAACGTCGCCTCGATGGTGCTGATGGCGCGCTACGCGATTCCCGTCATGGTGCGCGGCGGCGGCGGCTCGATCGTCAACATCGCCTCGGTCGCGGGCCTGCAGGGCGGCCATCCGAGCCTGCTCTATCCGACCTCGAAGGGCGCCGTCGTGAACCTGACGCGGGTGATGGCGGCGCATCACGGCCGCGACGGCATTCGGGTCAACTGCATCGCCCCCGGAGCGGTTTACACCCCGATGGTGGCGACGCGCGGCATGACCGAGGAATTGCGGGCGGCGCGGGTCGACCAGACGCTGCTCGGCGTCGAGGGGACCGGTTGGGACATCGCCCATGGCTGCCTGTTCCTGGGCAGCGACGAGTCGCGGTGGATCACCGGCGTGATCCTGCCGATCGACGGCGGCCGCACCGCAGGCCGCCCCAAGGGCGCTACACCGCCGAGCGACGGCGGCAAGGCCTGA
- a CDS encoding ABC transporter ATP-binding protein, whose protein sequence is MRRGGGPWPAGSPSPLLSVEDLHVRFRTPEGHVDAVRGVSFDIAKGETVALVGESGSGKSVTALSILQILPYPVASHPRGSIRFDGTELVGAPERTLRTVRGDRAAMIFQEPMTSLNPLHTIDRQVSEPLLLHKGMSGAAARERTLELLHLVGIRDPEKRLKAYPHQLSGGQRQRVMIATALANEPDLLIADEPTTALDVTIQAQILELLKDLQKRFGMAMLLITHDLAIVRKMADRVCVMTAGEIVEQGPTRPLFEAPTHPYTRKLLAAQPKGKPLQARPDAPEIMRAEDVRVWFPIKAGVLRRTVGHVKAVDGISTSIRAGHTVGVVGESGSGKTTLGLALLRLERSEGGVFFAGRPIQGMDWKRLRPLRKAMQIVFQDPYGSLSPRMTVGQIIEEGLKVHSLGGDASERRDLIAQTLTEVGLQPAMADRYPHEFSGGQRQRIAIARAMVLKPRFLVLDEPTSALDMSVQAQIVDLLRDLQAKHDLAYMFISHDLKVVRALADDLIVMKDGKVVEQGPADGIFADPKTDYTKALLAAAFDLQVARQGGAAGQGPGART, encoded by the coding sequence GTGCGCCGCGGCGGCGGACCTTGGCCAGCCGGCAGCCCGTCGCCGCTCCTCTCGGTCGAGGATCTGCACGTCCGCTTCCGCACCCCGGAGGGGCATGTCGATGCAGTGCGCGGCGTGTCGTTCGACATCGCGAAGGGCGAGACCGTGGCGCTGGTCGGCGAGAGCGGTTCCGGCAAGTCGGTCACCGCCCTCTCGATCCTGCAGATCCTCCCCTACCCTGTCGCGTCGCATCCGCGCGGCAGCATCCGCTTCGACGGCACCGAACTGGTCGGCGCACCCGAGCGGACGCTGCGCACGGTGCGCGGCGACCGGGCGGCGATGATCTTCCAGGAGCCGATGACGTCGCTCAATCCGCTCCACACGATCGACCGGCAGGTCAGCGAGCCGCTGCTCCTGCACAAGGGCATGAGCGGTGCGGCAGCGCGCGAACGGACGCTCGAACTGCTCCACCTCGTCGGCATCCGCGACCCCGAGAAGCGCCTCAAGGCCTATCCGCACCAGCTGTCGGGCGGCCAGCGCCAGCGCGTGATGATCGCGACGGCCCTCGCCAACGAGCCCGACCTGCTGATCGCCGACGAGCCGACGACGGCGCTCGACGTGACGATCCAGGCGCAGATCCTCGAACTGCTGAAGGATCTGCAGAAGCGCTTCGGCATGGCGATGCTGCTGATCACCCACGACCTCGCCATCGTGCGCAAGATGGCGGACCGGGTCTGCGTCATGACCGCCGGCGAGATCGTCGAGCAGGGGCCGACGCGCCCGCTGTTCGAGGCGCCGACGCATCCCTACACCCGCAAGCTGCTGGCCGCCCAGCCGAAGGGCAAGCCGCTGCAGGCGCGGCCCGATGCGCCGGAGATCATGCGCGCCGAGGACGTGCGCGTCTGGTTCCCGATCAAGGCCGGCGTGCTGCGCCGGACGGTCGGCCACGTGAAGGCGGTCGACGGCATCTCGACCAGCATCCGCGCCGGCCACACGGTCGGCGTGGTGGGCGAGAGCGGCTCCGGCAAGACCACGCTCGGCCTGGCGCTGCTGCGCCTGGAGCGCAGCGAAGGCGGCGTCTTCTTCGCCGGCCGGCCGATCCAGGGCATGGACTGGAAGCGGCTGCGTCCGCTGCGCAAGGCGATGCAGATCGTCTTCCAGGATCCCTATGGCAGCCTCAGCCCGCGCATGACCGTCGGCCAGATCATCGAGGAAGGCCTGAAGGTCCACAGTCTTGGCGGCGATGCGTCGGAACGGCGCGACCTCATCGCGCAGACGCTGACCGAGGTCGGCCTGCAGCCGGCGATGGCCGACCGCTACCCGCACGAATTCTCCGGCGGCCAGCGCCAGCGCATCGCCATCGCCCGCGCGATGGTGCTGAAGCCGCGCTTCCTCGTCCTCGACGAGCCGACGTCGGCGCTGGACATGTCGGTCCAGGCCCAGATCGTGGATCTGCTGCGGGACCTGCAGGCGAAGCACGATCTGGCCTACATGTTCATCAGCCACGATCTGAAGGTCGTCCGCGCGCTGGCCGACGACCTCATCGTCATGAAGGACGGCAAGGTCGTCGAGCAGGGTCCGGCGGACGGCATCTTCGCCGATCCGAAGACCGACTACACGAAGGCCCTGCTCGCCGCCGCCTTCGACCTCCAGGTGGCGCGCCAGGGGGGCGCGGCGGGACAAGGGCCCGGCGCCCGCACCTGA
- a CDS encoding aldolase/citrate lyase family protein — MPIVKNVTKAKLKAGEVALGVGLRQARTVDTAKIMKVCGYDWLFIDMEHNSMSMETAAQLCVAGLDAGVTPIVRAPSHEHFHASRPLDAGAQGIVVPHVQNAEEARRVVSQCLYPPVGHRSVAGGMAQLEYEALPVGETTKLINEETLTVVMLESPEAIANADAMAAVPGIDVLLIGTNDLCAEMGIPGKFGDEQVAKAYDAVFSACRNNGKIPGMGGIYDQELSQKYIKLGMRFILAGNDLAFLMAGAKARSAFLKGIAV, encoded by the coding sequence ATGCCGATCGTCAAGAACGTCACGAAAGCGAAGCTCAAGGCCGGCGAAGTCGCACTGGGGGTTGGCCTTCGCCAGGCGCGGACGGTCGACACGGCGAAGATCATGAAGGTCTGCGGCTACGACTGGCTGTTCATCGACATGGAGCACAACTCGATGTCGATGGAGACGGCGGCACAGCTCTGCGTGGCGGGCCTCGATGCCGGCGTGACCCCGATCGTTCGGGCGCCGAGCCACGAGCATTTCCACGCCAGCCGCCCGCTCGACGCCGGCGCCCAGGGCATCGTCGTCCCGCACGTCCAGAACGCCGAGGAGGCCCGGCGCGTCGTCAGCCAGTGCCTATATCCGCCGGTCGGCCACCGCTCGGTCGCGGGCGGCATGGCCCAACTGGAATACGAGGCTCTGCCGGTCGGCGAGACGACGAAGCTGATCAACGAGGAGACGCTAACCGTCGTCATGCTGGAGAGCCCGGAGGCGATCGCCAATGCCGACGCGATGGCCGCCGTCCCCGGCATCGACGTGCTGCTGATCGGCACCAACGACCTCTGCGCCGAGATGGGCATTCCCGGAAAGTTCGGCGACGAGCAGGTCGCGAAGGCCTATGATGCGGTGTTCTCCGCCTGCCGGAACAACGGCAAGATCCCCGGCATGGGCGGCATCTACGACCAGGAACTGTCGCAGAAGTACATCAAGCTCGGCATGCGCTTCATCCTCGCCGGCAACGACCTCGCCTTCCTGATGGCCGGTGCGAAAGCCCGCTCGGCCTTCCTCAAAGGGATTGCCGTTTAG
- a CDS encoding amidase family protein, whose amino-acid sequence MDEKDLCYTPAVELAGLIAAREISPVELTAAVLARIEALQPRLNAFITVAADSAMAEARAAEQAVIDGKPLGPLHGVPFSVKDLCNTAGVRTTFGSFGYEDNVPEADIVAVARLRAAGGIMVGKTTTPEFGHKPLTEAPLFGRTVNPWNTERTCGGSSGGAGAAVAAGMAPLAVGTDGGGSIRIPAACCGLVGVKQTLGVVPHDQTPDVFGLLAYVGPMARTVADAALMLEVMAGPHRSDPHSLGRALSGLAAAGQPRGDMRGVRIGWRPFLGNDRIDRETLALCETGVKALAGIGAEVIGHEAAFTNTLPVWGPLTFSIWASRFGALEKRLGNRMSSSLRTWMAEGGKYSAIDVQDAMALRTRVFREVEAWFEDVDLLVTPTISRPAIRADHDPFEPIEIEGTPAGGLRDGWYPYTHPFNLTGHPAVTVPCGWTADGLPVGLQIVGPWLSDARILRAAALFEEAMPWQDRRPPV is encoded by the coding sequence ATGGACGAAAAAGACCTCTGCTACACGCCGGCAGTCGAACTCGCCGGTCTGATCGCCGCCCGCGAGATCTCCCCCGTCGAACTCACCGCCGCGGTGCTCGCCCGGATCGAGGCGCTTCAGCCGCGCCTCAACGCCTTCATAACGGTCGCCGCCGACTCCGCCATGGCCGAGGCGCGCGCCGCCGAACAGGCGGTCATCGACGGCAAGCCGCTCGGCCCGCTGCACGGCGTCCCCTTCTCGGTGAAGGACCTGTGCAACACCGCCGGCGTCAGAACCACCTTCGGCAGCTTCGGTTACGAGGACAACGTCCCCGAAGCCGACATCGTGGCGGTCGCCCGCCTCAGGGCGGCCGGCGGCATCATGGTCGGCAAGACGACCACCCCCGAGTTCGGCCACAAGCCGCTGACCGAGGCGCCGCTGTTCGGCCGGACCGTCAATCCCTGGAATACCGAGCGCACCTGCGGCGGCTCGTCCGGCGGTGCCGGGGCGGCGGTCGCGGCCGGCATGGCGCCGCTGGCGGTCGGCACCGATGGCGGCGGCTCGATCCGCATTCCGGCCGCCTGCTGCGGACTGGTCGGCGTCAAGCAGACGCTTGGCGTCGTCCCGCACGACCAGACGCCGGACGTGTTCGGCCTGCTCGCCTATGTCGGGCCCATGGCCCGCACCGTGGCCGACGCCGCGCTGATGCTGGAGGTCATGGCCGGCCCGCACCGCAGCGACCCGCATTCGCTGGGCCGCGCCCTGTCGGGGCTGGCCGCGGCGGGCCAGCCGCGCGGCGACATGCGCGGCGTGCGCATCGGCTGGCGCCCCTTCCTCGGCAACGACCGGATCGACCGCGAGACGCTCGCTCTGTGCGAGACGGGCGTGAAGGCGCTCGCGGGCATCGGCGCCGAGGTGATCGGCCACGAGGCCGCCTTCACCAACACGCTGCCCGTCTGGGGGCCCCTCACCTTCTCGATCTGGGCCAGCCGCTTCGGCGCGCTGGAGAAGCGGCTCGGCAACCGCATGAGCAGCAGCCTCCGGACATGGATGGCCGAGGGCGGCAAGTACAGCGCGATCGACGTCCAGGATGCGATGGCGCTGCGCACCCGCGTCTTCCGCGAGGTCGAGGCGTGGTTCGAGGACGTCGACCTGCTGGTCACGCCGACCATCTCCCGCCCCGCCATCCGCGCCGACCACGACCCGTTCGAGCCCATCGAGATCGAGGGCACGCCCGCCGGCGGCCTGCGCGACGGCTGGTACCCGTATACGCACCCCTTCAACCTGACCGGCCATCCGGCGGTGACGGTGCCCTGCGGCTGGACCGCCGACGGCCTGCCCGTCGGCCTCCAGATCGTCGGCCCGTGGCTGTCCGACGCGCGCATCCTGCGGGCCGCGGCGCTGTTCGAGGAAGCGATGCCGTGGCAGGATCGCCGCCCACCGGTCTGA
- a CDS encoding VOC family protein: MTITATHLDHLVLTVRDIDRTCDFYASVLGMERRSFGEGRVALHFGSQKINLHAVDHPIDPNVRHATPGSSDLCFITATPITQVVAHLGTLGIPVITGPGLRSGARGRLMSVYVYDPDENLIEIANDLSTDDMPKGG; this comes from the coding sequence ATGACCATAACCGCGACGCATCTCGACCACCTCGTCCTGACGGTCCGCGACATCGACCGGACATGCGACTTCTATGCTTCCGTGCTGGGAATGGAGCGGCGCAGCTTCGGCGAAGGCAGGGTTGCCCTGCATTTCGGCAGCCAAAAGATCAACCTGCACGCCGTCGACCACCCGATCGATCCGAACGTCCGGCACGCCACGCCGGGGTCGAGCGATCTCTGCTTCATCACCGCGACGCCGATCACCCAGGTCGTGGCGCATCTCGGCACGCTGGGCATCCCGGTCATCACCGGCCCGGGACTGCGGTCGGGTGCTCGCGGCCGCCTGATGTCGGTCTACGTCTACGACCCGGACGAGAACCTGATCGAGATCGCCAACGATCTCTCGACCGACGACATGCCCAAGGGCGGCTGA
- a CDS encoding dienelactone hydrolase, with protein MRGFAKLALGAIALSIAALSAAAAPPVPPADLVRAEDEVAGPDGSRLEVLWIRPKGDGPFPLAVISHGLPRRLGREASWRPQMFDAVATEFARRGWAAAVVMRPGFGRSSGRFREGYGGCEDADFVGAGQATADSFEMAAAALSRAAFVDPSTILGVGQSAGGFGVLAFSTRAVPGLRAVVNFVGGRGSRSANVVCAQPQLTAAFAAFGAASRVPSLWIYADGDTYFEPDLARSFHGAFTGAGGDATFVFLRDIPGDGHDVIHRKGVAAWRGPLDDFLRTHALPTWDALPVGPVYPDLPMPAGLSERAAARWPDFVHGELSKAFAVSASAGSFGWATGRRSPEDAARQALDFCNAGKADERQCSVIAVDDDLQ; from the coding sequence ATGCGCGGATTTGCGAAGCTCGCCCTGGGCGCGATCGCTCTGTCGATCGCAGCCCTGTCCGCGGCTGCGGCACCGCCGGTGCCGCCGGCCGATCTGGTCCGCGCCGAGGACGAGGTCGCCGGTCCCGACGGGAGCCGCCTGGAGGTCCTGTGGATCCGCCCGAAGGGTGACGGGCCGTTCCCGCTCGCGGTCATCTCGCACGGCCTGCCGCGGCGGCTGGGCCGGGAGGCGAGCTGGCGTCCGCAGATGTTCGACGCGGTGGCGACGGAGTTCGCGCGCCGCGGCTGGGCGGCGGCCGTCGTCATGCGGCCCGGCTTCGGCCGCAGCAGCGGCAGGTTCCGGGAAGGCTATGGCGGGTGCGAGGATGCGGACTTCGTGGGCGCCGGGCAGGCGACGGCCGATTCCTTCGAGATGGCCGCCGCCGCCCTGAGCCGGGCGGCGTTCGTCGACCCGTCCACCATCCTCGGCGTCGGGCAGTCGGCGGGCGGGTTCGGCGTCCTGGCCTTCTCGACGCGCGCCGTACCGGGACTGCGCGCCGTCGTGAACTTCGTCGGCGGGCGCGGCTCGCGCAGTGCCAACGTGGTCTGCGCGCAGCCGCAGCTGACGGCGGCGTTCGCCGCATTCGGCGCCGCGTCCAGGGTGCCGTCGCTCTGGATCTATGCCGACGGCGACACCTATTTCGAGCCGGACCTGGCGCGGTCGTTCCACGGCGCCTTCACGGGAGCGGGCGGCGACGCGACGTTCGTGTTCCTGCGCGACATCCCCGGCGACGGCCACGACGTGATCCACCGCAAGGGCGTCGCCGCGTGGCGCGGGCCGCTCGACGATTTCCTGCGCACCCACGCCCTCCCGACGTGGGACGCGCTGCCGGTCGGGCCCGTCTACCCCGACCTGCCGATGCCGGCGGGTCTCTCCGAGCGTGCCGCCGCGCGCTGGCCGGACTTCGTCCATGGCGAGCTGTCGAAGGCCTTCGCCGTCAGCGCGTCGGCCGGCAGCTTCGGCTGGGCCACCGGCCGCCGCTCGCCGGAGGATGCGGCCCGACAGGCGCTCGACTTCTGCAACGCAGGCAAGGCGGACGAACGACAATGCTCGGTGATCGCCGTGGACGACGATCTCCAGTAA
- a CDS encoding ABC transporter ATP-binding protein → MGSLLEIEDLRTHFFTSAGTVRAVDGISYKVDEGETVAVVGESGCGKSVGALSILRLIPWPPGRIVGGSIRFMGRDLLKLSDVEIRQVRGRDIGMVFQEPMTSLNPVLTIGRQLTEPLETHFGMSREKADERAMELLGLVGISEPKRRLGQYPHHLSGGMRQRVMIAMALACEPKLIIADEPTTALDVTIQAQILELMKELTRKLGVALIVITHNLGVVARYADRVNVMYAGHIIETGRAREIYHDPRHPYTLALLRSVPRLDQPRRARLDPVEGQPPDLSQAIVGCPFRPRCRFAVARCAEENPPLQTVDGIHASACWRWEDLGGAKLAAAS, encoded by the coding sequence GTGGGCAGTCTGCTCGAGATCGAGGATCTCAGGACGCACTTCTTCACGTCCGCCGGCACGGTGCGTGCCGTGGACGGGATCTCCTACAAGGTCGACGAGGGCGAGACCGTCGCGGTTGTCGGCGAGTCCGGCTGCGGCAAGTCGGTCGGTGCGCTGTCGATCCTGCGCCTCATCCCCTGGCCGCCGGGCAGGATCGTCGGCGGGTCGATCCGCTTCATGGGTCGCGACCTGCTGAAGCTGTCCGACGTGGAGATCCGGCAGGTGCGCGGTCGCGACATCGGCATGGTCTTCCAGGAGCCGATGACGTCGCTCAACCCGGTGCTGACGATCGGCCGGCAGCTGACCGAGCCGCTCGAAACCCATTTCGGCATGTCCCGCGAGAAGGCCGACGAGCGGGCCATGGAGCTGCTCGGGCTGGTCGGCATCTCCGAGCCCAAGCGCCGGCTCGGCCAGTATCCGCATCACCTCTCGGGCGGCATGCGGCAGCGCGTCATGATCGCGATGGCGCTGGCCTGCGAGCCGAAGCTGATCATCGCGGACGAGCCGACGACGGCGCTCGACGTGACCATCCAGGCGCAGATCCTGGAACTGATGAAGGAGCTGACGCGCAAGCTGGGCGTCGCACTGATCGTGATCACCCACAATCTCGGCGTGGTCGCGCGCTACGCCGACCGCGTGAACGTGATGTATGCCGGCCACATCATCGAGACGGGCCGGGCGCGCGAGATCTATCACGATCCGCGCCACCCCTACACGCTGGCGCTGCTGCGCTCGGTGCCGCGGCTCGACCAGCCGCGGCGTGCCCGGCTCGACCCGGTCGAGGGTCAGCCGCCGGACCTGTCGCAGGCCATCGTCGGATGTCCGTTCCGGCCGCGCTGCCGCTTCGCCGTCGCACGCTGCGCCGAGGAGAACCCGCCGCTTCAGACGGTCGACGGGATCCACGCCTCGGCCTGCTGGCGGTGGGAAGACCTGGGCGGCGCGAAGCTCGCGGCGGCGTCATGA
- a CDS encoding ABC transporter ATP-binding protein yields the protein MSTAEIATAGTANAEAPQVRRALGAPLVEVRNLRKHFPITEGIFVKRAIAHVKAVDDVSFTIRKGETLGVVGESGCGKTTTGRCILQLERPTSGQILYEGTDLGTLSQGELIPWRRRMQVIFQDPYSSLNPRMKVGEILAEPMKVHGIIPDAKARRERVLELLSVCGLNPRFADRYPHEMSGGQRQRVGIARALALEPEFIICDEAVSALDVSIQAQVINLLEDLREKFQLTYLFIAHDLSVVRHICHRVAVMYLGRMVEIAETDELFDNPLHPYTQALLEAVPIPDPEIEMARAHRVIRGEIPSPINPPSGCVFHPRCDRAVAGCSAHVPVLRELRPGHWVACTEV from the coding sequence ATGAGCACCGCCGAGATCGCCACCGCCGGCACCGCCAACGCCGAGGCGCCGCAGGTGCGGCGGGCGCTCGGTGCGCCGCTGGTCGAGGTGCGCAACCTCCGCAAGCACTTCCCGATCACCGAGGGCATCTTCGTCAAGCGCGCCATCGCCCACGTGAAGGCCGTCGACGACGTCAGCTTCACCATCCGCAAGGGCGAGACGCTGGGCGTCGTCGGCGAATCCGGCTGCGGCAAGACGACGACCGGCCGCTGCATCCTGCAGCTGGAGCGGCCCACCTCCGGGCAGATCCTCTACGAGGGCACCGATCTGGGCACGCTGAGCCAGGGAGAACTGATCCCCTGGCGCCGCCGCATGCAGGTGATTTTCCAGGACCCCTACAGCTCGCTGAACCCGCGCATGAAGGTCGGCGAGATCCTCGCCGAGCCGATGAAGGTGCACGGCATCATCCCGGACGCCAAGGCGCGCCGCGAGCGGGTGCTGGAGCTGCTCTCGGTGTGCGGGCTCAATCCGCGCTTCGCCGACCGCTACCCGCACGAGATGTCGGGCGGGCAGCGCCAGCGCGTCGGCATCGCGCGGGCCCTGGCGCTGGAGCCGGAATTCATCATCTGCGACGAGGCGGTGTCTGCGCTTGACGTCTCGATCCAGGCGCAGGTGATCAACCTGCTGGAGGATCTGCGCGAGAAGTTCCAGCTGACCTACCTGTTCATCGCCCACGATCTCAGCGTGGTGCGCCACATCTGCCATCGGGTGGCGGTGATGTATCTCGGCCGGATGGTCGAGATCGCCGAGACGGACGAACTGTTCGACAACCCGCTGCACCCCTACACGCAGGCGCTGCTGGAGGCCGTGCCGATCCCGGACCCGGAGATCGAGATGGCGCGCGCCCACCGGGTGATCCGCGGCGAGATCCCCAGTCCGATCAACCCGCCGTCGGGATGCGTCTTCCATCCGCGCTGCGACCGCGCGGTCGCGGGATGCAGCGCGCACGTGCCGGTTCTTCGCGAGCTGCGCCCGGGGCACTGGGTGGCCTGTACGGAGGTCTAG